Within Candidatus Eremiobacterota bacterium, the genomic segment ACCCTTGCCGAGCTTGAGCCCCGGGAGAAAAACCAGATAAGCCACAGGGCAAGGGCGCTGAAAGCCGCCTATGCCACCCTCGTGGCCCTCTCTGCATAAGGTGCTCTCATTTGATTTTGTCTGAATTAAGTGCTATAATTTTCAGTAAGAGTAATTCTGTACCGTGGCCGCCGCCGGTGAGGCCCGGTTTTTAAGGAGGTATGGCAATGCAGTTTTGGAACTCAGTGGGTATGGGAACGCTTTCTGGTATGATGATGGGCTCGAGCCGTGGAATCGGGTCACGCGGCCATCTTGATGCCCTGGGCGCCCGTATCGGCGTAGGAAGGTTTGCCGAAGATGCCCATGGAGACTCGCCCTTTGACGGCTCTGTCCTCATGGGGAAGGCTCCCCCCTTTCCGTCAAGCTCGATGGATCGCCTCAGGTCCCTGATGTTTGCCCACATGCAGGCCAGGGAGAACGCCACTAATGAATTCGCCCAGAAGCTCAACGACATGAAAGAGAAATTCTTTGAGTCCCACTCGTATCAGACTGCACCCAATGAAGAGGGGCAGGCCAAGGTGCTTCTCAACGAGCAGGGGCAGCCTACGCTCATGGAGGGCGGAGAGGATGCGATGCAGCGCGCTTCCCGCCAGGAGTTCGAGGCGTCAACCCGCCAGGCCCTCAGCGACCTGCATACCAATGAGAAGGAGACCTTTCTGCAGGATGAGAAACAGCAGATCATGAATTTTCTGCAGAACAACAGGAATGAGCTTGGTAACCCCTCGGTGCAGAGCGAGCTTCAGAAAATGATACTCCTCACTCAGAAAAAGGCGCTGAATCTCCAGAGAACCCAGGAAGAGGAGATTTGGAAAGTCGATCTCCCCACCGATGAAATGAGAGCCCAGGCCGATGACGAGATGCAGAAGCTCCGCAAGATGGATGATGAGCACCAGAACGTCGAGGATGCATCCCGGGAAGCCCAGGAGCTTATCATGTACCAGGAAGAGGTCAACGCTTTTCTCCGCGATGAAAAGGAAAAGCTCCAGTTCCAGGAGAAGGATGAGGTCTTCCTGAAAGGCCCTGATGCCTTTCTGAAGCCGCCTCCGGCGCCGCCGCTCTCGTCGGTCCTTCCTCCCTATCTCACCGAAGCCCTTTACAACATGGGGATATATTCAATTGACTGAAGGCATTACTGGCTGCTCTGCTGAATGAAATTCATCTGCAAGGTCTGCAGAAGTGCCTGGTATTCCTTTTTCTCCTTTTCCTCCATCCATGGGCCGAGCTTTTCCGTGAGGGCTTGAGCGCAGTCGATGGCAAGCTTTGCCTGGGTGAGGTCCTTTGTTGTGGTCTTGGTAAAGGGGTTCATGTGAAGGCCCATGAATATCCATGACTGCTGGGCAAGAGAAGCGATGAGGTATCTCACAAGAGTATAGACATCTTTAGGCATCAGTTCATCGAGAGAGATGTCGCTTTCAGGAGATGGGGTGCCGCCGGGATTTTCTGCCATAGGTGGGCTCCTTTCTGGTCTTTCCCTCAGAGGGGTATGATTTTCAAAAGCCATTGATATTTCTCTCCCCGGAGCCTCAAGCCCTTTCTTGCCCCGGGAGCTCTTCCGGGAGCAGGTTCACGCTTCGGGAGTGCAGGGCTTGCGTGATGCTGACAGCTCTTTGATCAGAGGAATTGAAGGTGATGCTCTAGAATTACAGGCTTATGCAGTTATTGGGGGTGGAAGCTTATGGCATCTCTGGTAAGTGAGTTTCTCAGGAGAAAGATGGAGGAGAGAAATCTTTCTCTGGAAGGCCTTGCAAGTTCAATGGGAATATCGATTGATCTTACAAGAAAATATCTCTCGGAGTCAGGGAGGTATCTCCCCTCTGACAGGGTGGCGAAAAAGCTTGCCATGGCCCTCAAGCTCACCAGGGAAGAGGAGAGCGAGCT encodes:
- a CDS encoding DUF1844 domain-containing protein; this encodes MAENPGGTPSPESDISLDELMPKDVYTLVRYLIASLAQQSWIFMGLHMNPFTKTTTKDLTQAKLAIDCAQALTEKLGPWMEEKEKKEYQALLQTLQMNFIQQSSQ
- a CDS encoding helix-turn-helix transcriptional regulator, whose protein sequence is MASLVSEFLRRKMEERNLSLEGLASSMGISIDLTRKYLSESGRYLPSDRVAKKLAMALKLTREEESELLRHLEQDREKALPSDELLADDFVKGAPWKGAVGALWAALVLNLILTLAALGIGIMLLLRQ